In Phoenix dactylifera cultivar Barhee BC4 unplaced genomic scaffold, palm_55x_up_171113_PBpolish2nd_filt_p 000580F, whole genome shotgun sequence, a single genomic region encodes these proteins:
- the LOC120106616 gene encoding glycine-rich protein DOT1-like encodes MASKAFFVFGVLLVSLLILLVAATAREMTEKTQEMNVVEEGVGDQENSGGYQGGRSGGGGNNGGWPSGSGGSGSGGNNGGWPGGGGYNGGWPGSGGGNNGGWPGGSGGGGNGGNNGGWPGGSGGGGSGGGYNGGWPGGGGGNNGGWPGGGGGNNGGYSGGGGGNNGGWPGGGGGNNGGYSGSGGGNNGGYPGGGGGGKQGGDPSGGGWKSAILAAVVVETTAAFLVVVETMAVILVVVVIEIMTAILAAAAVETTVAILVVVVDTTAAIPVVVVVDTTAAIPVVVVVDTTAAILVVVVVAAAAAAVVMMDTMVAILEVGVMVVVDTMADIPEVAIQDMAVAVASGVAEAAEDMEIAIVAPILVIPEC; translated from the exons ATGGCTTCCAAGGCTTTCTTTGTGTTTGGTGTTCTCTTGGTCTCCCTTCTGATACTCTTGGTGGCGGCAACAGCTAGGGAGATGACCGAGAAAACTC AAGAGATGAACGTGGTGGAAGAGGGCGTCGGGGACCAGGAGAACTCTGGCGGATACCAAGGTGGCCGCTCTGGTGGTGGTGGAAACAATGGAGGCTGGCCTAGTGGCAGTGGTGGTAGTGGTAGTGGTGGAAACAACGGAGGCTGGCCTGGTGGTGGCGGATACAACGGAGGCTGGCCTGGCAGTGGTGGTGGAAACAACGGAGGCTGGCCTGGTggtagtggtggtggtggtaatGGTGGAAATAACGGAGGCTGGCCTGGTGGTAGTGGCGGTGGTGGTAGTGGTGGCGGATACAACGGAGGCTGGCCTGGTGGTGGTGGCGGAAACAACGGAGGCTGGCCTGGTGGTGGTGGCGGAAACAACGGTGGCTAttctggtggtggtggtggaaacAACGGAGGCTGGCCTGGTGGTGGTGGCGGAAATAACGGTGGATATTCTGGTAGTGGTGGTGGAAACAACGGAGGCTAtcctggtggtggtggtggtggaaagCAAGGCGGCGATCCTAGCGGTGGAGGGTGGAAATCGGCAATCTTGGCGGCGGTGGTGGTGGAAACAACGGCGGCGTTCCTCGTGGTGGTGGAAACAATGGCAGTTATCCTAGTGGTGGTGGTAATAGAAATAATGACGGCAATCctcgcggcggcggcggtggaaaCAACGGTGGCTATCCtagtggtggtggtggataCAACGGCGGCTATcccggtggtggtggtggtggatacAACGGCGGCTATCCCGGTGGTGGTAGTGGTGGATACAACGGCGGCTATCCTGGTAGTAgtggtggtggcggcggcggcggcggcggtagtAATGATGGATACAATGGTGGCTATCCTGGAGGTGGGCGTTATGGTGGTGGTGGATACAATGGCGGATATCCCAGAGGTGGCTATCCAGGATATGGCGGTGGCAGTTGCCAGTGGGGTTGCTGAAGCCGCTGAGGATATGGAGATTGCGATCGTTGCACCTATATTGGTTATTCCCGAATGCTGA
- the LOC120106612 gene encoding glycine-rich cell wall structural protein 1.8-like, producing the protein MEMSKLKRCFYFIVTNKTIVSHAEEKNVEEEGVGDQKNSRGYKGGYSGGGTNGGYPSVGYDCGYPRGGGGNHGGYHGGGGGGKKGGYPGGGGGGGKKGGYPGGGGNNGGDPSGGGGGNNSGYPGGGGRGNKGGDPSGGGSGNKGGDLGSGGGGNKGSGGAGNNGGYPGGSGGGNKGGDPGGGSGGNKGGDLGSGGGGNNGGDPGGGGGGNKGGDPSSGGGGNNGGYSGRGGRGNNGGYPSSGGGGNNGGYPGGGGGGGSDPGGGGGGNKGGDPGGGGGGNKGGGGAGNNGGDLGGGGGGNKGGDPSGSGGGNKGGDPGGGGGENNGGDPSSGGGGNNGGYPGGGGRGNKGGDPGGGGGGNKGGDPGGGGAGNNGGYPGGGGGGNKGGDPGGGGGGNNGGDPGGGGRGNKGGDPGGGGGGNKGGDPGGGSGGNKGGDPGGGGGGNNGGDPGSGGGGNNGRDPGGGGGGNNGGYPGSGGRGNNGGYPGGGGGGNNGGYPGGGGGYNGGYPGGGGGYNGGYPGGGGGGGGGGGGKNGGYPSSGGGKKGGDPSHGGGGNNGGYPGGGGGRNNGGDPGRGGGGNNGGSPGGGGGGNKGGDPGRGGGGNKDGDPGGGGGNNGGDPGSGGGGNNGGDPGGGGGGNKGGDPGGGGGGNKGGDPGGGGGNNGGDPGGGGGRNNGGYFGGGGGGGGGGGGGGGGGGGGGGGGGGGGYNGRYPDNGGYNDDYSRGGCYGGGGYNGGDPRGKGYLGGGYPEYGGGNC; encoded by the exons ATGGAGATGTCAAAATTAAAACGGTGTTTTTACTTCATTGTAACTAATAAGACTATTGTTTCACATGCAGAAGAGAAGAACGTGGAGGAAGAGGGTGTTGGGGACCAGAAGAACTCTCGCGGATACAAAGGTGGCTACTCTGGTGGCGGAACGAACGGCGGCTATCCTAGTGTTGGATACGACTGTGGCTATCCCCGTGGCGGTGGTGGAAACCACGGAGGTTAtcatggtggtggtggtggtggaaagAAAGGCGGCTAtcctggtggtggtggtggtggtggaaagAAAGGCGGCTATCCTGGCGGCGGTGGAAACAACGGCGGCGATCCTAGCGGCGGTGGTGGTGGAAACAACAGTGGCTATCCTGGCGGTGGTGGTCGTGGAAATAAAGGCGGCGATCCTAGCGGTGGTGGCAGTGGAAACAAGGGGGGCGATCTTGgcagtggtggtggtggaaacAAAGGCAGCGGTGGTGCTGGAAACAACGGCGGCTATCCTGGCGGCAGCGGTGGTGGAAACAAAGGCGGCGATCCTGGCGGCGGTAGTGGTGGAAACAAAGGCGGCGATCTTGGCAGCGGTGGTGGTGGAAACAATGGTGGCGAtcctggcggcggcggcggtggaaaCAAAGGCGGCGATCCTagtagtggtggtggtggaaacAACGGCGGCTATTCTGGTAGAGGTGGTCGTGGAAATAATGGCGGCTATCCTAGCAGCGGCGGCGGTGGAAACAACGGCGGCTATcccggtggtggtggtggtggcg GCAGCGATCCtggcggtggtggtggtggaaacAAGGGGGGCGATCCTGGCGGCGGTGGTGGTGGAAACAAGGGCGGCGGTGGTGCTGGAAACAACGGGGGCGAtcttggcggcggcggcggtggaaaCAAAGGCGGCGATCCTAGCGGTAGTGGTGGTGGAAACAAAGGCGGCGATCCTGGAGGCGGTGGTGGTGAAAATAACGGCGGCGATCCTAGCAGCGGTGGTGGTGGAAACAACGGTGGCTATCCTGGCGGCGGTGGTCGTGGAAATAAAGGCGGCGATCCTGGCGGTGGTGGCGGTGGAAACAAGGGGGGCGATCCTGGCGGCGGTGGTGCTGGAAACAACGGTGGCTATCCtggcggcggcggtggtggaAACAAAGGCGGTGATCCTGGCGGCGGTGGTGGTGGAAACAATGGTGGTGATCCTGGCGGCGGTGGTCGTGGAAATAAAGGCGGCGATCCTGGCGGTGGTGGCGGTGGAAACAAGGGGGGCGATCCTGGCGGCGGCAGCGGTGGAAACAAGGGGGGCGATCCTGGCGGCGGTGGTGGTGGAAACAATGGTGGTGATCCTGGCAGCGGCGGTGGTGGAAACAACGGCCGCGAtcctggtggtggtggtggtggaaacAACGGCGGCTATCCTGGTAGTGGTGGTCGTGGAAATAATGGCGGCTAtcctggcggcggcggcggtggaaaTAACGGCGGCTAtcctggtggtggtggtggatacAACGGCGGCTAtcctggtggtggtggtggatacAACGGCGGCTATcccggtggtggtggtggcggcggcggcggcggcggtggaaaAAACGGCGGCTATCCTAGTAGTGGTGGTGGAAAGAAAGGTGGCGATCCTAGTCATGGTGGTGGTGGAAACAACGGCGGCTATCCTGGCGGTGGCGGCGGTAGAAACAACGGCGGCGATCCTGGTCGTGGTGGTGGTGGAAACAATGGCGGCTCTCCtggcggtggtggtggtggaaatAAAGGCGGCGATCCTGGTCGTGGTGGTGGTGGAAACAAGGACGGTGATCCTGGTGGCGGTGGTGGAAACAACGGCGGCGATCCTGGCAGCGGTGGTGGTGGAAACAACGGCGGCGAtcctggcggcggcggcggtggaaaCAAAGGCGGCGATCCtggcggtggtggtggtggaaacAAAGGCGGTGATCCTGGTGGCGGCGGTGGAAACAACGGCGGCGAtcctggtggtggtggtggtagaAACAACGGCGGCTATTTcggtggtggcggcggcggtggcggcggcggtggcggtggtggtggcggtggtggcggcggcggtggtggcggcggcggtggtggaTACAATGGCCGCTATCCTGACAATGGTGGATACAACGATGACTATTCTAGAGGTGGGTGTTATGGTGGTGGTGGATACAATGGCGGTGACCCTAGAGGAAAAGGATATCTCGGAGGTGGTTATCCAGAGTATGGCGGTGGCAATTGCTAG